The Primulina eburnea isolate SZY01 chromosome 8, ASM2296580v1, whole genome shotgun sequence genome contains a region encoding:
- the LOC140839719 gene encoding uncharacterized protein produces MDHQPGGFLVKEEMEKEKLHLKMVSKVEKPEGTEETSKMTLELETRSKTKDERKNEENEEKHEIGDEKLKCDEEGEIDEDSYKKKIDGNKEEGEVELDEKKNKKKKEKFEEESNERKEKKKKNKAKLEEESDEGKEKKEKKKKKKKKDGNDEIKEKKKDEDRGKKNECEKEESGELEMSEKCGGKDKSTKLAESEEEGKRETKEEMEKDEEKEKSKKGQKKQKKKKKSDQKSEGGKDYKGESDEETAEEIHEGNGSEEKESKDRKKKHEKTGKDLEIGTAGKKESEGGPDEGYEYENDKENAKEKGEEEENKDKKAKKVNEKKGIDEDSEGEALKEVEDEKEEKKDKKKKHGKDKEVKKKKKTSSKGKEDENPDKEIDKDEDPVKQDGKAREIEIDGNGKISAIETDNKKEEKAEVCDDDKKDGEKKEKKKTRDEKKQKLKEKYDSKNLDKLKYKLEKIDKKIESLVEKKEDILKLIKEAEDKNHGGAEAINGSTKKKDQDKVATEPK; encoded by the coding sequence ATGGATCATCAACCCGGTGGATTTCTTGTCAAAGAAGAGATGGAGAAGGAAAAGCTTCATTTGAAAATGGTGAGCAAGGTCGAAAAGCCGGAGGGAACCGAGGAAACGTCTAAGATGACACTTGAGCTAGAAACCAGGTCAAAGACGAAAGATGAGCGAAAAAACgaggaaaatgaagaaaaacATGAGATAGGTGACGAGAAATTGAAGTGTGATGAGGAAGGTGAAATTGATGAAGATTCTTACAAGAAAAAAATTGATGGAAATAAGGAAGAGGGTGAGGTAGAGCTCGATGAAAAGAAGAATAAGAAGAAGAAGGAGAAGTTTGAAGAAGAATCTAATgaaaggaaagaaaagaagaagaagaacaagGCCAAGTTAGAAGAAGAATCTGATGAAGGGAAAGAAAAGaaggagaagaagaagaagaagaagaagaaagatgggaatGATGAAATAAAAGAGAAGAAGAAAGATGAGGATAGAGGGAAAAAGAATGAATGTGAGAAAGAGGAGAGCGGAGAGCTGGAAATGAGTGAGAAATGTGGAGGAAAAGATAAGAGCACCAAGTTGGCAGAAAGTGAAGAAGAGGGAAAACGGGAGACAAAAGAAGAAATGGAGAAGGACGAGGAGAAAGAGAAAAGTAAGAAAGGTCAGAAGAAgcagaagaagaaaaagaagagtgATCAAAAGTCTGAAGGCGGGAAAGACTATAAAGGCGAATCTGATGAAGAAACGGCAGAAGAGATACATGAGGGGAACGGAAGTGAGGAGAAAGAATCGAAGGACAGAAAGAAAAAACACGAAAAGACAGGTAAGGATTTGGAAATCGGTACTGCAGGGAAAAAAGAGTCGGAGGGGGggcccgatgagggatatgagtATGAGAATGACAAGGAGAATGCAAAAGAGAAGGGCGAAGAAGaggaaaataaagataagaAAGCGAAGAAGGTTAATGAAAAGAAGGGTATAGATGAAGATTCCGAAGGAGAAGCTCTCAAAGAAGTTGAAGATGAAAAAGAGGAGAAAAAAGACAAGAAAAAGAAGCACGGGAAGGACAAGGAAGttaagaaaaagaagaagacgAGCTCCAAAGGAAAAGAAGATGAAAATCCTGACAAGGAAATTGATAAAGATGAAGATCCGGTTAAACAGGATGGCAAGGCTAGGGAGATTGAGATAGATGGGAATGGAAAAATATCGGCCATTGAAACGGATAATAAAAAGGAAGAGAAAGCAGAGGTGTGTGACGATGATAAAAAGGATGGTGAGAAAAAGGAGAAAAAGAAAACTAGAGATGAAAAGAAGCAAAAACTCAAAGAGAAGTACGACTCCAAAAATCTCGACAAGCTGAAATACAAGTTAGAGAAGATCGATAAGAAAATCGAGAGTCTTGTTGAGAAAAAAGAAGACattttgaagttgataaagGAAGCAGAGGATAAAAATCATGGGGGTGCTGAGGCTATAAACGGCTCAACTAAGAAGAAAGACCAAGATAAGGTAGCAACCGAGCCGAAGTAG
- the LOC140839724 gene encoding uncharacterized protein, with amino-acid sequence METARENPRLILESPSNDVAASIDAEEDDTPMLSSQALEALKEFLSEQNREINSGDDASEEVALVAENWRLSQFWYDRSTAETIATEVLTICRNLRSPSVACIACPTLYAYLKKIDPQVPAQLLEYDQRFEQYGNEFTFYDYNQPEDLPLLLRHTFPIVVADPPYLSKECLEKVTETIKFLLRPNESYILLLTGEVQRDRSAELLGLRPCGFRPQHSSKLGNEFRLFTNYDPGTRLDGWEE; translated from the exons ATGGAGACCGCGAGGGAAAACCCTAGATTGATTCTAGAAAGCCCATCAAACGACGTCGCTGCTTCCATAGACGCCGAAGAAGACGATACCCCAATGCTGAGCTCGCAAGCCCTGGAGGCACTCAAGGAGTTCCTTTCCGAACAGAACCGCGAAATTAACTCGGGGGACGACGCGTCCGAGGAAGTGGCTCTCGTGGCGGAGAACTGGCGGCTCAGCCAATTCTGGTATGATCGCTCCACGGCCGAAACCATTGCCACCGAAGTTCTTACCATCTGCCGGAACCTCCGTTCCCCTTCCGTTGCTTGCATTGCTTGCCCCACTCTGTACGCCTACCTCAAG AAAATTGATCCTCAAGTTCCAGCACAGCTTCTTGAGTATGACCAGAGGTTTGAGCAATATGGGAATGAGTTCACATTTTATGATTACAACCAGCCTGAGGATCTTCCACTGTTGTTGAGGCACACCTTTCCAATTGTAGTTGCAGATCCCCCTTACCTG AGCAAGGAGTGCTTGGAGAAAGTAACTGAGACAATCAAGTTTCTGTTGCGACCCAATGAATCTTACATTCTGTTACTTACAG GTGAGGTGCAAAGGGACAGGTCGGCGGAGCTTTTAGGCCTTCGTCCTTGTGGGTTTCGACCTCAGCACTCAAGCAAGCTTGGAAATGAGTTTCGTCTTTTTACAAACTATGACCCCGGGACAAGACTAGATGGTTGGGAGGAGTAA
- the LOC140839720 gene encoding syntaxin-132-like, translating into MNDLLSDSFVIPQDQNNRNADIEMGMQRSNNSEELGLENFFKQVQDIEKQYEKLNTLLRKLQDAHEESKAITKAANMKAIKQRMEKDVDEVGKIARSIKSKIEALDKENLANREKPGCGKGSGVDRSRTATTVALKKKFKDRMSEFQTLRENIHQEYREVVERRVFTVTGTRADEETIDKLIETGDSEQIFQKAIREQGRGQVMDTLAEIQERHDAVRDLEKKLLDLQQIFMDMAVLVEAQGDMLDNIESQVSSAVDHVQSGNTALQKAKSLQRSSRKWMCIAIIILLIIVAIIVVGVLKPWQNNKGA; encoded by the exons ATGAACGACCTTTTGTCG GATTCCTTTGTGATCCCTCAGGATCAAAATAATAGGAATGCTGATATCGAAATGGGGATGCAGAGATCAAATAATTCTGAGGAATTAGGCTTAGAAAATTTCTTCAAGCAG GTTCAGGATATCGAAAAGCAATATGAAAAGCTCAATACCCTGCTGAGAAAGCTTCAG GATGCTCATGAGGAATCAAAGGCTATTACCAAGGCTGCTAATATGAAAG CAATCAAGCAGAGAATGGAGAAGGATGTTGATGAGGTTGGAAAAATTGCCCGTTCCATTAAATCAAAAATTGAGGCACTTGACAAAGAG AATTTAGCTAATAGAGAAAAGCCTGGATGTGGCAAGGGATCGGGAGTAGACAGATCAAGGACAGCAACAACAGT GGCTTTGAAGAAGAAGTTTAAAGACAGGATGTCTGAATTTCAG ACTTTAAGAGAAAACATACATCAGGAGTATCGTGAGGTTGTAGAGAGGCGTGTATTCACAG TTACGGGCACACGGGCTGATGAAGAG ACAATTGATAAATTGATAGAGACTGGAGACAGCGAGCAGATTTTTCAGAAAGCAATCCGAGAACAAGGCAGAGGCCAG GTGATGGACACTCTTGCAGAAATACAAGAGCGACATGATGCTGTTAGAGATTTAGAGAAGAAGCTTCTTGATTTGCAACAG ATCTTCATGGATATGGCAGTTCTGGTTGAAGCTCAAGGGGACATGCTTGATAACATAGAGTCACAG GTTTCATCTGCTGTGGACCATGTGCAATCGGGGAACACTGCCCTTCAGAAGGCGAAGAGTTTACAAAGAAGCTCAAGAAAATGGATGTGCATAGCTATCATCATTCTTCTCATTATCGTTGCAATCATAGTTGTCGGTGTCCTTAAACCCTGGCAGAACAATAAAGGTGCTTAG